A region of the Fimbriimonadaceae bacterium genome:
AGATCCAGTGGGAGCTCGGAGTGGACATCGCGATGGTGCTCGACGAGTGTCCGCCTTTCCCCTGCAGCCGGGACGAGGCGGCCGAGGCCATGCGGCGGACCCATCTTTGGGCGGAGCGGTCGATCCGCGCGCGGCGGGCCGGCCAATCTTGCTTCGGCATCGTCCAGGGCGGCGTGCACGACGACCTGCGCGACGAGAGCGCGGCGTTCATCACCTCGCTGCCGTTCGAGGGCTTTGCGATCGGAGGCGTGTGCGTCGGGGAGCCGACGGAGATGCAGTACCCGGTGGTCGCGCGCACGGCCCGCCGGCTCCCCGAAGAGAAGCCGAGGTACCTCATGGGCGTCGGGCACCCTCGAGATATCGTGCACGCCGTCGCAAGCGGGATCGACCTGTTCGACTGCGTGCTGCCCACCCGGATGGCGAGGCATCACTGCCTGTACACGTTGAAGGGGCGCGTGAACATCATGGGCTCCGAGTGGACCGACGTCGACGCGCCCGTGGACGCGCAGTCCGTCTTTCCGCAGACGGAGCGGTACCCCGCGGCCTACCTGCGCCACCTGTTCAAGGCCAACGAGCCGCTGGGTCCAAGGCTGGCCACCCTGCACAACCTCGCGTTCTACGCGCGGCTGATGGAGGAGGTACGGGAAGCGATCGCGGCAGGGACCTGGCCCGCGCTGGCGGAGCGGTACGCGCAGGCGTGAGGGGGTAGGAGTGGCACGCAAAGGGCGCAAAGGCCGCTATGGGGGTTCACGCAGAGGCGCTGAGGCGCGGAATTTATCGCTTTCGGCGGCGGGCGGCAGTTGCCAATCCCGCTGCGGCAAGGACCAGAGTAAAGGGCTCGGGGACCGGCGCCAGGCTCACGTCGTCCAGGAACGCGAAGTGCGTGTTGGCATCCTCGTCGTTGAAGAACGTGATCGTCGTCGGATTGCCGGTACCTGCGAAGTCGAGGCTGAACCCTTGCCAGGCGATCACGGCGTTCGCGTTGTTGAGGTTGAAGCTCTGCGCCGCTCCCCCGTCGATCGAGACTTTTATGACGCCTGTTCCCGTCCGATTCGCATAGTTCGAGGTACCGCCCCAGAAGGAGAGCCTGTACTGTTGCGCAGCCACGGTCGCAACCGTTTGTTCGATCCCGCCACCGGTGAAGGTCGTCGGGGCGAGGTCCACCACCTGGTTGCCATCGTGGGCCGTTCCGATCGAGTAGATAGCCGGATCGAAGTGCTCGACTCCGTTAAGCACCGTCGTCCATCCTGTGATCACGTTCGAACCGCCCGCCACGTAGCCGTAACCCGAGGGCTGATGGGGAACTTCGAAGCTCCCATTGACGATCAAGTTCGCTGACGCTGGCGCCACAACGCAGAACAA
Encoded here:
- a CDS encoding DUF642 domain-containing protein, which produces MIVNGSFEVPHQPSGYGYVAGGSNVITGWTTVLNGVEHFDPAIYSIGTAHDGNQVVDLAPTTFTGGGIEQTVATVAAQQYRLSFWGGTSNYANRTGTGVIKVSIDGGAAQSFNLNNANAVIAWQGFSLDFAGTGNPTTITFFNDEDANTHFAFLDDVSLAPVPEPFTLVLAAAGLATAARRRKR
- the tgt gene encoding tRNA guanosine(34) transglycosylase Tgt, producing MPGEVRYELLSVCPHTGARRGRLHTPHGIVETPAFMPVGTAGTVKTVSSEELEALGFRLILANTYHLSLRPGSDRIERLGGLHKFMGWRGAILTDSGGYQVMSLGKMRDIDDQRVRFRSHLDGSEVWLSPERALQIQWELGVDIAMVLDECPPFPCSRDEAAEAMRRTHLWAERSIRARRAGQSCFGIVQGGVHDDLRDESAAFITSLPFEGFAIGGVCVGEPTEMQYPVVARTARRLPEEKPRYLMGVGHPRDIVHAVASGIDLFDCVLPTRMARHHCLYTLKGRVNIMGSEWTDVDAPVDAQSVFPQTERYPAAYLRHLFKANEPLGPRLATLHNLAFYARLMEEVREAIAAGTWPALAERYAQA